The following are from one region of the Populus trichocarpa isolate Nisqually-1 chromosome 8, P.trichocarpa_v4.1, whole genome shotgun sequence genome:
- the LOC7490842 gene encoding uncharacterized protein LOC7490842 has translation MDFFKAKKFRKAHKPGPEKDLEDKPVPHPEEPRNENGGGGESVTSKSANTDPAAEAEDDDDDFITNEVKRRLKELRRNSFMVLIPEEESCAEEEEDEEGEGEGETSPNEWRDVEAEGRQWWGGFDALYDQYCERMLFFDRMSVQQLAESGCYTPTTPSPRSASKKLASPFRCLSLKKIEEPEDETEHLQQVQNDPYQDIETAYVAQLCLTWEVLHCQYTQMSQKITCQPENPACFNYSAQLFQQFQVLLQRFIENEPFEQGLRAEIYARARNALPKLLQVPNAKGLDKKDTEETESDYVVLAPDLLKIIESSILNFHLFLKMDKKKQSNVRNLFGNQNQIATPLQLIQSSLEKKRIKLKDLCKKSKGWKKKCWPQSYENVQLLFSLIDIKILSRVIGMVRISKEQLLWCEEKMKKINLPNGKLQRDPRPILFPC, from the exons ATGGATTTCTTTAAAGCTAAGAAGTTTAGGAAAGCCCACAAACCAGGCCCGGAAAAGGATTTAGAAGATAAGCCTGTGCCGCATCCAGAGGAGCCAAGGAATGAGAATGGTGGAGGTGGTGAAAGTGTAACTAGCAAATCAGCCAACACTGATCCTGCAGCTGAAGCTgaggatgacgatgacgattttATAACCAATGAGGTAAAGAGGAGGTTGAAAGAACTGAGAAGGAACAGTTTTATGGTATTGATTCCTGAAGAAGAGTCATGTGCagaagaggaggaagatgaAGAGGGTGAAGGTGAAGGTGAGACAAGCCCGAATGAGTGGAGGGATGTCGAAGCAGAAGGAAGGCAATGGTGGGGTGGGTTTGATGCTCTGTATGACCAGTACTGTGAGCGGATGTTATTCTTTGATCGGATGAGTGTTCAGCAGCTCGCTGAATCTG GCTGCTACACTCCCACAACTCCCTCCCCAAGGTCTGCATCCAAAAAGCTGGCATCCCCCTTCCGCTGCCTCTCTCTGAAAAAGATAGAAGAACCTGAAGATGAAACTGAGCATCTGCAGCAGGTACAGAATGACCCATATCAAGATATTGAAACTGCATATGTTGCTCAACTTTGCTTAACTTGGGAGGTGCTTCACTGCCAATACACTCAAATGAGTCAGAAAATCACTTGCCAACCTGAAAACCCTGCCTGTTTCAATTACAGTGCCCAGCTGTTTCAGCAATTCCAAGTTTTATTGCAAAGGTTTATTGAAAATGAGCCTTTTGAGCAGGGTCTCAGAGCAGAAATATATGCTCGTGCAAGGAATGCCTTGCCTAAACTGCTCCAAGTTCCAAATGCAAAAG GTTTGGATAAAAAGGATACAGAAGAAACAGAATCTGATTATGTGGTCCTTGCCCCTGATCTTCTCAAGATAATTGAGAGTTCGATCCTTAATTTTCACCTTTTCCTGAAGAtggacaagaaaaaacaaagtaatgtCCGTAACTTGTTTGGAAATCAGAACCAGATCGCCACCCCTCTTCAACTAATTCAATCTTCGCTTGAGAAG AAAAGGATAAAACTTAAGGATCTGTGCAAGAAGAGTAAAGGATGGAAAAAGAAATGTTGGCCTCAAAGCTACGAGAACGTTCAACTGTTGTTTAGCCtcattgatatcaaaatcttATCCAGGGTTATCGGGATGGTAAGAATAAGTAAAGAGCAGTTGCTTTGGTgtgaagaaaagatgaaaaagataAACTTGCCAAATGGGAAGCTGCAGAGAGACCCCCGCCCCATCCTTTTCCCTTGTTAA